In the Telopea speciosissima isolate NSW1024214 ecotype Mountain lineage chromosome 2, Tspe_v1, whole genome shotgun sequence genome, one interval contains:
- the LOC122649875 gene encoding CBL-interacting protein kinase 5-like, with protein MDKKGNILMQRYELGRLLGQGTFAKVYHARNLRTGQSVAIKVTDKEKILRVGLIDQIKREISVMRLVRHPNVVQLYEVMASKTKIYFAMEYVKGGELFNKVAKGRLKEDTARKYFQQLIGAVDFCHSRGVYHRDLKPENLLLDENGNLKISDFGLSALCESCRNDGLLHTTCGTPAYVAPEVINKKGYDGAKADIWSCGVILFVLLAGYLPFQDANLMEMYRKISRGEFKCPNWFSPEVRKLLSRILDPNPNTRLIISKIMENPWFKKGYKTTEHPQPQPQQEEDMIASDVQNAFSHDPSGGASCSTSTSSQKKGEATMDSMKPTCMNAFDIISQSMGFDLSGLFEDRNHKSESRFTSTKPASAIVSKLEEIAQHESFKVKKIKDGLVKLQGNKEGRKGQLAIDAEIFEVTPSFHMVEVKKVAGDTFEYQKFCNQELKPSLKDIVWAWQGEEQPA; from the coding sequence ATGGATAAGAAGGGAAACATCTTGATGCAGAGATACGAGCTTGGGCGATTGCTTGGGCAGGGGACCTTTGCCAAGGTCTACCATGCCAGGAACCTCAGAACCGGCCAGAGCGTCGCCATTAAAGTGACAGACAAAGAGAAGATCCTCCGGGTTGGACTTATCGATCAAATCAAAAGAGAGATCTCTGTGATGAGACTCGTTCGGCATCCTAACGTGGTTCAGCTTTATGAGGTCATGGCAAGCAAGACGAAGATCTATTTCGCCATGGAATATGTTAAAGGTGGGGAGCTCTTCAACAAGGTTGCAAAAGGGAGGCTTAAAGAAGACACAGCACGCAAATACTTTCAACAATTGATCGGTGCCGTCGATTTCTGCCATAGCCGAGGAGTCTACCACCGTGATCTCAAGCCGGAAAATCTCCTCCTCGATGAGAACGGTAACCTCAAGATCTCCGATTTTGGCCTGAGCGCACTCTGCGAGTCTTGCCGGAATGACGGGCTCCTCCATACGACATGTGGAACGCCGGCATATGTCGCGCCTGAGGTCATCAACAAGAAGGGCTATGATGGTGCCAAGGCTGATATATGGTCATGTGGGGTTATTCTGTTTGTATTATTGGCAGGGTATCTACCATTCCAAGATGCAAACCTGATGGAGATGTACAGGAAGATTAGCAGAGGAGAATTCAAATGCCCCAATTGGTTCTCACCAGAGGTTCGAAAGCTTCTCTCAAGAATTCTAGATCCCAATCCTAATACAAGGCTAATCATCTCCAAGATCATGGAGAACCCATGGTTCAAGAAGGGATACAAAACAACGGAACATCCACAACCACAACCACAACAAGAAGAGGACATGATAGCTAGTGATGTCCAGAATGCCTTTTCTCACGATCCCTCTGGTGGTGCTAGTTGTTCTACTTCTACTTCCTCTCAGAAGAAAGGAGAAGCGACGATGGATTCCATGAAACCAACTTGTATGAATGCGTTTGATATCATATCACAATCCATGGGATTCGACCTATCTGGGCTTTTTGAGGACAGGAATCACAAATCGGAATCACGGTTCACGTCTACAAAGCCGGCGTCAGCAATTGTGTCGAAATTGGAGGAGATAGCACAGCATGAGAGCTTTAAGGTGAAGAAGATCAAGGATGGGCTGGTGAAGTTGCAGGGGAACAAGGAAGGGAGAAAGGGACAACTAGCGATAGACGCTGAGATCTTCGAGGTTACGCCATCGTTTCACATGGTAGAAGTGAAGAAAGTAGCGGGGGATACGTTTGAGTACCAGAAATTCTGTAACCAGGAATTGAAGCCTTCTCTTAAGGATATCGTATGGG